In Deltaproteobacteria bacterium, the genomic stretch ATGTGGATCATCTTCGTGCCGGTGTCCGCCTGCTGGTAGTTGTTCGTCAGGGCTACCGAGTGGAATTCCCCGACCGAGTCGTCGCCCTGCAGGATGACGCTCGGGTACTTCCAGGTGATCGCCGATCCGGTCTCCACCTGCGTCCAGGAGATCTTCGAGCCCTTGCCCCGACACGCGCCGCGCTTGGTCACGAAGTTGTAGATGCCGCCCCGGCCTTGCGCGTCGCCCGGATACCAGTTCTGCACCGTCGAGTACTTGATCTGCGCCTTGTCGAGCGCGACGAGCTCGACCACCGCCGCATGGAGCTGGTTCTTGTCGCGCATGGGCGCGGTGCAGCCCTCGAGGTAGCTGACGTAGGCGCCCTCCTCCGCGATGATCAGCGTGCGCTCGAACTGGCCGGTGTTCTCGGCGTTGATGCGGAAGTAGGTCGAAAGCTCCATCGGACAGCGCACGCCCTTGGGGACATAGACGAAGGAGCCGTCGCTGAAGACGGCCGAGTTCAGCGTGGCGAAGAAGTTGTCCGAGTAGGGGACCACCGACCCGAGGTACTTCTTCACCAGCTCCGGATGGTTCTGCACCGCCTCGGAGAACGAGCAGAAGATGACGCCCGCCTTGGCCAGCTTCTCCTTGAAGGTGGTGGCCACCGAGACACTGTCGAAGACGGCGTCCACTGCCACGCCGGACAGCCGCTTCTGCTCCTCCAAGGGGATGCCGAGCTTGTCGAAGGCCTTGAGCAGCTCGGGATCGACCTCCTCGAGGTTCTTCGGCCCCTGCCCCTTCGGCTTCGGCGCCGAGTAGTAGACGATGTCCTGGTAGTCGATGGCCGGATAGCGCACGTTCTGCCAGCGCGGCTCCTTCATGGTGAGCCAGTGGCGGAATGCCTTCAGGCGCCACTCCAGCATGAACTCCGGCTCGTTCTTCTTTGCCGAGATGAGCCGGATGACGTCCTCGCTCAGCCCGCGAGGAACGGTGTCCGTCTCGATGTCGGTGACGAACCCGTACTTGTACTGGCGGGAGGTCAGTTCCTGAAGCGCTTTTGCGGTAGTGCTCACGAGACCGTCCTCAATGGAAAGAGCTCCGGATGCGAGTGGATGAAGCCGGCCATCTCCGGCTCGCTGCGGAGCAGGTCGCTGAGCTTCGTGCTCTGCAGCGCGCGCTGCACCGCCTGGTCGACCGCGATCCACAGCGAGCGGATCGAGCAGTCGCTGTTCCGCACGCAGGTGCGCTCGACGCCCTTGTGCTGGTCGCAGAAGCCGGCGGGATAAAAGCTGTCGCCAAGAGAGGCGAGTACCGTGCCGACGTTGATCTGCTCCGCCGGCCTGGCGAGCTGGTAGCCTCCCTTGCGGCCGCGGACGCTCTTCACCAACCCGCCGCGCCGCAACAGGCGCATCAGCTTGTGCACGTGGGCCTGACTCAAGCCCTCCCGCTCGGCGATCTCGGGGGTCGTCATGGACCCCTCTTGCCCCCGCGCCACCTGGAGCAGGCAACGAAGCCCGTATTCTTCTTGTGCTGAGAGCCTCATCTTCGCCCCTGCGGCGCCCTCTCTGGGCCC encodes the following:
- the sufB gene encoding Fe-S cluster assembly protein SufB; the encoded protein is MSTTAKALQELTSRQYKYGFVTDIETDTVPRGLSEDVIRLISAKKNEPEFMLEWRLKAFRHWLTMKEPRWQNVRYPAIDYQDIVYYSAPKPKGQGPKNLEEVDPELLKAFDKLGIPLEEQKRLSGVAVDAVFDSVSVATTFKEKLAKAGVIFCSFSEAVQNHPELVKKYLGSVVPYSDNFFATLNSAVFSDGSFVYVPKGVRCPMELSTYFRINAENTGQFERTLIIAEEGAYVSYLEGCTAPMRDKNQLHAAVVELVALDKAQIKYSTVQNWYPGDAQGRGGIYNFVTKRGACRGKGSKISWTQVETGSAITWKYPSVILQGDDSVGEFHSVALTNNYQQADTGTKMIHIGKNTRSTILSKGISGGHGQNTYRGLVKIQKGATGARNYTQCDSLLLGSDCGAHTMPYIEVKNTSSQVEHEASTSKIGEDQLFYCTQRGISQEDAVSMIVNGFCREVFKELPMEFAVEAQKLLSVSLEGSIA
- a CDS encoding Rrf2 family transcriptional regulator; this encodes MRLSAQEEYGLRCLLQVARGQEGSMTTPEIAEREGLSQAHVHKLMRLLRRGGLVKSVRGRKGGYQLARPAEQINVGTVLASLGDSFYPAGFCDQHKGVERTCVRNSDCSIRSLWIAVDQAVQRALQSTKLSDLLRSEPEMAGFIHSHPELFPLRTVS